The following are from one region of the Achromobacter xylosoxidans genome:
- a CDS encoding ABC transporter substrate-binding protein, which translates to MFKFNKIALALGLCGALASGTAAADMKVGALFPFSGALALLGQESYRGLELAVNEINAAGGVNGEKIEIIKADAVDPTQAVSETKRLISSNVVGVFGSYASGISYAASPVTELAGVPYFELGATAHKITTRGYKYLFRSNPNTALYGVSVVNALHDTIAPGMGLNPKDIKIGIIHEDGPYGTDVAATEKKRAQELGYTVAEVLPYSAKTVDLSSLILRLKGAKVDVVLQTAYQNDAILFFSQARAAGFKPKVVIGAGGGYSLADTAKAVGADMNGVFDLDFPQSSINPAGAPGLDKFLEAYKATYKSDPQSGHSLTNYVGAKAFFEAIGNAKSTDKDKIRAAVLAYKKPAGQTANGWAFDFGEDGQNNASTFYVMQWQDGKLVTIAPSNLALGKPVFKK; encoded by the coding sequence GTGTTCAAGTTCAACAAAATTGCTTTGGCGCTGGGCCTGTGCGGCGCGCTGGCAAGCGGCACCGCAGCGGCCGACATGAAGGTAGGCGCCCTCTTCCCGTTCAGCGGCGCGCTCGCGCTTCTGGGACAAGAGAGCTATCGCGGCCTGGAACTGGCCGTCAATGAGATCAATGCCGCCGGCGGGGTCAACGGCGAAAAGATCGAGATCATCAAGGCCGACGCCGTCGATCCGACGCAAGCCGTGTCGGAAACCAAGCGCCTGATTTCCTCCAACGTGGTCGGCGTGTTCGGCAGCTACGCTTCCGGCATCTCCTATGCCGCCTCGCCCGTGACCGAGCTGGCCGGCGTGCCCTATTTCGAACTGGGCGCCACCGCGCACAAGATCACCACCCGCGGCTACAAGTACCTGTTCCGCAGCAACCCCAACACCGCGCTGTACGGCGTGTCGGTGGTCAACGCGCTGCACGACACCATCGCGCCGGGCATGGGACTGAACCCCAAGGACATCAAGATCGGCATCATCCACGAGGACGGCCCCTACGGCACCGACGTGGCCGCCACCGAGAAGAAGCGCGCGCAGGAGCTGGGCTATACGGTCGCGGAAGTGCTGCCGTACTCGGCCAAGACCGTGGACCTGTCCTCGCTGATCCTGCGCCTGAAGGGCGCCAAGGTCGACGTGGTGCTGCAGACGGCCTACCAGAACGACGCCATCCTGTTCTTCAGCCAGGCGCGCGCCGCGGGCTTCAAGCCCAAGGTCGTGATCGGCGCGGGCGGCGGCTATTCGCTGGCGGACACCGCCAAGGCCGTGGGCGCCGACATGAACGGCGTGTTCGACCTGGACTTCCCGCAATCCTCCATCAACCCCGCGGGCGCGCCCGGCCTGGACAAGTTCCTGGAAGCCTACAAAGCCACCTACAAGAGCGACCCCCAATCCGGCCACAGCCTGACCAACTACGTCGGCGCCAAGGCCTTCTTCGAAGCCATCGGCAACGCCAAGTCCACCGACAAGGACAAGATCCGCGCCGCGGTCCTGGCCTACAAGAAGCCGGCCGGCCAGACCGCCAACGGCTGGGCCTTCGACTTCGGCGAAGACGGCCAGAACAACGCATCCACGTTCTACGTGATGCAGTGGCAGGACGGCAAGCTGGTCACCATCGCACCCAGCAACCTCGCACTCGGCAAGCCCGTCTTCAAGAAATAA
- a CDS encoding glycerol dehydrogenase, whose product MLKIFGAPSRYIQGAGALDTLGQYAALFGRRAALVIDSYVHGVLGPRIEALCAAHNVSLAPLIVEGDLTPAAITQLRAQAAPAGIDMVIAVGGGKALDAGKAVAKSSHCHLITVPTVASNDAPTSKNYVLYDAHHNLLAVEHMLFNPTIVLVDTAVIATAPANFFLAGLGDAVSKKFEAEQCSRNGGRNMYDGAPPLTAQFIADGCLRTLLADGADAVAVAGSGQPTPAFERVVEAMILMSGLGFESGGLSIAHALTRGLPRISGLASAPHGLQVAVGLLVQLDLENRTDGMLAELTRWYAQVGLPTTLRELGAADMPDDTELRLAAELSLKARHAANFDRALDTETLAAALRRRA is encoded by the coding sequence ATGCTGAAGATTTTTGGCGCGCCCAGCCGCTACATCCAGGGCGCCGGCGCCCTGGACACCCTGGGACAGTACGCAGCCCTGTTCGGCCGCCGCGCCGCCCTGGTCATAGACAGCTATGTGCATGGCGTGCTGGGGCCAAGAATCGAAGCCTTGTGCGCGGCGCATAACGTGTCGCTCGCGCCGCTGATCGTCGAAGGCGACCTGACGCCCGCGGCGATCACGCAATTGCGCGCGCAGGCCGCGCCTGCCGGCATCGACATGGTGATCGCGGTGGGCGGCGGCAAGGCGCTGGACGCGGGCAAGGCCGTGGCCAAGTCCTCGCACTGCCATCTCATCACCGTGCCGACCGTCGCCTCCAACGACGCGCCCACCAGCAAGAACTACGTCCTGTACGACGCCCATCACAACCTCCTGGCGGTGGAGCACATGCTGTTCAACCCCACCATCGTGCTGGTCGATACCGCCGTCATCGCCACCGCGCCGGCGAATTTCTTTCTCGCCGGGCTGGGCGATGCGGTCTCGAAGAAATTCGAAGCCGAGCAATGCAGCCGCAACGGCGGCCGCAACATGTATGACGGCGCGCCGCCCCTCACCGCCCAGTTCATCGCCGACGGCTGCCTGCGCACCCTGCTGGCCGACGGCGCGGATGCCGTGGCGGTTGCCGGCAGCGGCCAGCCCACGCCGGCCTTCGAACGCGTAGTGGAAGCGATGATCCTCATGAGCGGCCTCGGTTTCGAAAGCGGCGGCCTGTCCATCGCCCACGCGCTGACGCGCGGGCTGCCCAGGATCAGCGGCCTGGCGAGTGCCCCGCATGGCCTGCAGGTGGCGGTCGGACTGCTGGTGCAGCTGGACCTGGAAAACCGGACGGACGGCATGCTGGCCGAGCTGACCCGCTGGTATGCCCAGGTGGGCCTGCCCACCACCTTGCGCGAACTGGGTGCGGCCGACATGCCGGACGACACGGAACTGCGGCTGGCTGCGGAGCTGAGCCTGAAGGCCCGCCACGCCGCCAACTTCGACCGCGCGCTCGATACCGAAACGCTGGCCGCCGCGCTGCGCCGCCGCGCCTGA
- a CDS encoding ABC transporter permease subunit produces MFPDIRHPKTYVSLILLIAMFLVPVIMGTPFWTNLFVLLFVFSALSVAWNIVGGYAGQLSLGHAVFYGIGGYTATLLTQNFGISPWFGMLAGAAISGAVAILISYPTLRLRGPFFALATIAILEVVRLLVIHEESWTGGSSGISLPLNIGWTWIVFREKVNYVIIAFGLFLLVTWASWYIRKSRIGHYLIAIREREDAALAVGIHTVRMKIIAAVVSAMLTSIIGTFHITYLTFVDPSSAFSLELSIQVAMFALIGGLGTVAGPIAGTFLVLPIAELARGWLSSVGNGMHGLIYGLILVAVVLTIPRGLAGAFGPAIERWLSRLPYLGAPRAKLKLADELRLHNAERTDQPVLKADKLFKSFGGLRATNDVSLTLNQNEILGMIGPNGAGKTTVFNLLSGFLSPDKGGITMLDAQGKWVTCKTPDEFAHQGLGRTFQIAKPFTGLTVLENIMLGAFIRTSNRDEAEQIALKVAEQTDLVKYLDIEARNLTVGGMKRLEVARALAIKPRILLLDEVMAGLNPTDIEKSIQMIRRIRDSGVSVLLIEHMMQATMALSDRIIVLNEGAVLVSGAPKDVVENPAVIEAYLGKEYQDA; encoded by the coding sequence GTGTTTCCCGATATCCGACACCCCAAGACCTACGTCAGCCTCATCCTGCTGATCGCGATGTTCCTTGTGCCCGTGATCATGGGCACGCCATTCTGGACCAACCTGTTCGTGCTGCTGTTCGTGTTCTCGGCCCTGTCCGTGGCCTGGAATATCGTCGGCGGCTACGCCGGCCAGCTGTCCCTGGGCCACGCCGTGTTCTACGGCATCGGCGGCTACACCGCCACGCTGCTGACGCAGAACTTCGGCATTTCGCCGTGGTTCGGCATGCTGGCGGGCGCGGCGATCTCGGGCGCGGTCGCCATCCTGATCAGCTACCCCACCCTGCGGCTGCGCGGCCCGTTCTTCGCGCTGGCCACCATCGCGATCCTGGAAGTGGTGCGACTCCTGGTGATCCACGAGGAAAGCTGGACGGGCGGCTCCAGCGGCATCAGCCTGCCGCTGAACATAGGCTGGACCTGGATCGTGTTTCGCGAGAAGGTCAATTACGTGATCATCGCCTTCGGCCTGTTCCTGCTGGTGACCTGGGCCTCCTGGTACATCCGCAAGTCGCGCATCGGCCACTACCTGATCGCGATCCGCGAACGCGAGGATGCGGCGCTGGCGGTCGGCATCCATACCGTGCGCATGAAGATCATCGCCGCGGTCGTGTCGGCCATGCTGACCAGCATCATCGGCACCTTCCACATCACCTACCTGACCTTCGTGGACCCCAGCTCGGCGTTTTCGCTGGAACTGTCGATCCAGGTGGCCATGTTCGCGCTGATCGGCGGGCTCGGCACGGTGGCCGGCCCCATCGCCGGCACCTTCCTGGTGCTGCCCATCGCCGAACTGGCGCGCGGCTGGCTCAGCAGCGTGGGCAACGGCATGCACGGGCTGATCTACGGCCTGATCCTGGTCGCGGTGGTGCTGACCATTCCGCGCGGCCTGGCCGGCGCCTTCGGCCCGGCCATCGAACGCTGGCTGTCGCGTCTGCCCTATCTGGGCGCACCTCGCGCCAAGCTCAAGCTGGCCGATGAACTGCGCCTGCACAACGCCGAACGCACGGATCAGCCGGTGCTCAAGGCCGACAAGCTGTTCAAGAGCTTCGGCGGCCTGCGCGCCACCAACGACGTGTCGCTGACGCTGAACCAGAACGAGATCCTGGGCATGATCGGCCCCAACGGCGCGGGCAAGACCACCGTGTTCAACCTGCTGTCGGGCTTCCTGTCGCCGGACAAGGGCGGCATCACCATGCTGGACGCGCAAGGCAAATGGGTCACCTGCAAGACGCCCGACGAGTTCGCGCACCAGGGGCTGGGCCGCACCTTCCAGATCGCCAAGCCGTTCACCGGCCTGACCGTGCTGGAGAACATCATGCTGGGCGCCTTCATCCGCACCTCGAACCGGGACGAGGCCGAACAGATCGCGCTTAAGGTCGCCGAGCAGACCGACCTGGTGAAGTACCTGGACATCGAGGCGCGCAACCTGACCGTGGGCGGCATGAAGCGCCTGGAGGTCGCCCGCGCGCTGGCGATCAAGCCCCGCATCCTGCTGCTGGACGAGGTGATGGCCGGGCTGAACCCCACCGACATCGAGAAGTCGATCCAGATGATCCGGCGCATCCGAGATTCCGGCGTGTCGGTGCTGCTGATCGAGCACATGATGCAGGCCACCATGGCGCTGTCCGACCGCATCATCGTGCTGAACGAAGGCGCGGTGCTGGTCAGCGGCGCGCCCAAGGACGTGGTGGAGAACCCCGCCGTCATCGAGGCCTATTTGGGCAAGGAGTACCAGGATGCTTAA
- a CDS encoding SDR family oxidoreductase — translation MSGRFKDQVAIVTGAVGGIGSAIVEGFLAEGGRVGLIDFNAQGGQAYEKELRKRGHGVCFVHADVARFEECQAAYERISAELGPATILVNNVGISPKTDGRALKVWEMPPREWENVVAVNLNSVFYMTHLATPHMVRERQGRVINMSSVAGRAYCDIVAAHYAATKAGLIGLTRHWAAELGEHQVTVNALAPGRISTPLLKTVPKEINDAVAQVTALRRLGTPEEVADACLFFASDQARFVTGQVLDVAGGWLMT, via the coding sequence ATGAGCGGGCGCTTCAAGGACCAGGTCGCCATCGTGACCGGCGCGGTCGGCGGCATAGGTTCGGCCATCGTCGAAGGCTTCCTGGCCGAAGGCGGCCGCGTGGGCCTCATCGATTTCAATGCGCAGGGCGGCCAGGCTTACGAAAAGGAACTGCGCAAGCGCGGCCACGGAGTCTGCTTCGTGCACGCGGACGTCGCGCGCTTCGAGGAGTGCCAGGCGGCCTACGAACGCATCAGCGCGGAGCTGGGTCCGGCCACCATCCTGGTCAACAACGTCGGCATTTCACCGAAGACCGATGGACGCGCGCTGAAGGTCTGGGAGATGCCGCCCCGGGAATGGGAGAACGTGGTCGCCGTCAACCTGAACAGCGTGTTCTACATGACGCACCTGGCCACGCCGCACATGGTGCGCGAGCGCCAGGGCCGCGTGATCAACATGTCGTCGGTGGCCGGCCGCGCTTACTGCGACATCGTGGCGGCGCATTACGCGGCCACCAAGGCTGGCCTGATCGGCCTGACGCGCCACTGGGCCGCCGAACTGGGCGAGCATCAGGTCACGGTCAACGCCCTGGCGCCGGGACGCATCAGCACGCCCTTGCTGAAGACCGTGCCCAAGGAGATCAATGACGCGGTCGCGCAGGTGACCGCGCTGCGCCGCCTGGGCACGCCGGAGGAAGTGGCGGATGCCTGCCTGTTCTTCGCGTCGGACCAGGCCCGCTTCGTCACCGGCCAGGTGCTGGACGTGGCCGGCGGCTGGCTGATGACCTGA
- a CDS encoding NAD(P)H-quinone oxidoreductase, which produces MSLRCTYIDHGQGGAPDCMRLAERDMEAPAGRQVLIEVAYAGVNRPDVLQRSGSYPPPPGASPHLGLEVSGTVIAAGPDASLWKVGDQVCALTPGGGYAQYCLADERHCLPVPRGLDLLTAAAIPENYYTVWTNVFDRARLAAGERFLVHGGSSGIGLTAIQLARAFGAEVWTTVGNQEKADACLAAGAHHAVLYREADFEAAVRQGSGGAGVDVILDMVGGAYMNKNLRLLALNGRLVQIAFLEGSKAEIDAMPIMLKRLQFTGSTLRPRSDEDKGAITRALAEKVLPLMEQGQCLPRIHKVFPLAEAAQAHALMESSKHIGKIMLKVAA; this is translated from the coding sequence ATGTCTTTACGCTGCACATACATCGACCACGGCCAGGGCGGCGCGCCCGACTGCATGCGCCTGGCCGAACGCGACATGGAAGCGCCCGCCGGTCGCCAGGTGCTGATCGAGGTCGCCTACGCCGGGGTCAACCGCCCCGACGTGCTGCAACGCTCGGGCTCCTATCCGCCGCCTCCGGGTGCCTCGCCCCACCTGGGGCTGGAGGTGTCCGGCACCGTCATCGCCGCCGGACCCGACGCCAGCCTCTGGAAAGTCGGCGACCAGGTCTGCGCGCTGACGCCGGGCGGCGGCTACGCCCAATACTGCCTGGCGGACGAACGCCATTGCCTGCCCGTGCCGCGCGGCCTGGACTTGCTGACGGCCGCCGCCATCCCCGAGAACTACTACACCGTCTGGACCAATGTGTTCGACCGCGCCCGTCTGGCGGCCGGCGAGCGTTTCCTGGTGCACGGCGGTTCCAGCGGCATCGGCCTGACCGCGATCCAGCTGGCGCGCGCCTTTGGCGCCGAAGTCTGGACCACGGTGGGCAATCAGGAAAAGGCCGACGCCTGCCTGGCCGCCGGCGCGCACCATGCCGTGCTGTACCGCGAGGCCGACTTCGAGGCAGCGGTGCGCCAGGGCAGCGGCGGCGCGGGCGTGGACGTGATCCTGGACATGGTGGGCGGCGCCTACATGAACAAGAACCTGCGGCTGCTGGCGCTCAATGGCCGGCTGGTGCAGATCGCTTTCCTGGAGGGCAGCAAGGCCGAGATCGACGCCATGCCCATCATGCTCAAGCGCCTGCAATTCACCGGCTCCACATTGCGCCCCCGCTCCGACGAGGACAAGGGTGCGATCACCCGCGCGCTGGCGGAAAAGGTGCTGCCGCTGATGGAACAGGGGCAATGCCTGCCGCGCATCCACAAGGTGTTCCCGCTGGCGGAAGCGGCCCAGGCGCATGCGCTGATGGAAAGCAGCAAACACATCGGCAAGATCATGCTGAAGGTGGCCGCATGA
- a CDS encoding branched-chain amino acid ABC transporter permease codes for MELFIQLVINGLLLGGAYTIISLGLTLIFGVVRVVNFAHGEFLMIGMYMVYLIAAQFGVHPYAGLVPVAVILFALGALTQKGIIQPLLNADQHIQIFATVGVSTILLNLALVIFGANVYRAPVELGTNAIDIGPYSMVTGQLVTFVIGLTLAVLLHLFMHRTYLGRALRAVAQHRYAATLMGVNVNNVYAIAFGLGTAFVGIAAGLLAPQYPVFPTVGTYFVLTAFVIVVLGGLGSLYGAVAGSMIIGIVDTLAGFYIAPDLKEVVYFGIFLLILVLRPNGLFGVGTE; via the coding sequence ATGGAACTATTCATTCAACTGGTCATCAACGGCCTGTTGCTAGGCGGCGCGTACACCATCATCAGCCTGGGGCTGACGCTGATCTTCGGCGTGGTGCGCGTCGTGAACTTCGCGCACGGCGAGTTCCTGATGATAGGCATGTACATGGTCTATCTGATCGCGGCGCAATTCGGCGTGCATCCCTATGCCGGCCTGGTACCCGTCGCCGTCATCCTGTTCGCGCTGGGCGCGCTGACGCAGAAGGGCATCATCCAGCCGCTGCTCAACGCCGACCAGCACATCCAGATCTTCGCCACGGTGGGCGTGTCCACCATCCTGCTGAATCTCGCCCTGGTGATCTTCGGCGCCAACGTCTACCGCGCGCCGGTGGAGCTGGGCACCAATGCCATCGACATCGGCCCCTATTCGATGGTGACCGGGCAGCTCGTTACCTTCGTGATCGGCCTGACCCTGGCGGTGCTGCTGCACCTCTTCATGCACCGCACCTACCTGGGCCGCGCGCTGCGGGCCGTGGCGCAGCACCGCTACGCCGCGACCCTGATGGGCGTGAACGTCAACAACGTCTACGCCATCGCCTTCGGCCTGGGCACGGCCTTCGTCGGCATCGCCGCCGGCCTGCTGGCGCCGCAATATCCGGTGTTTCCCACCGTGGGCACGTACTTCGTGCTGACGGCGTTCGTGATCGTGGTGCTGGGCGGCCTGGGCAGCCTGTACGGCGCGGTGGCCGGTTCCATGATCATCGGCATCGTGGACACGCTGGCCGGCTTCTACATCGCCCCCGACCTGAAAGAGGTCGTCTATTTCGGGATCTTCCTCTTGATCCTGGTGCTGCGTCCGAACGGCCTGTTCGGCGTCGGCACAGAGTGA
- a CDS encoding 3-keto-5-aminohexanoate cleavage protein: MAKPKQKVIITCAVTGAIHTPSMSPHLPVTADEIAEAAIGAAKAGAAVLHLHARDPQTGKPSQDPALFKPFLERIKRETDAIINITTGGSPHMTVEERMRPATTFKPELASLNMGSMNFGLYPMLGRFKEFKHDWEREHLENSRSLVFRNTYQDIESILALGNANGTRFEFECYDISHLYNLAHFVDRGLVKSPPFIQSVFGILGGIGPHPEDLMHMKRTADRLFGNDYEWSILGAGRGQIPLATIGAAMGSNVRVGLEDSLWIGPGEMAQSNQVQVERIRTILEALNLEIATPEEARAKLDLKGKDNVAF, translated from the coding sequence ATGGCTAAGCCCAAGCAGAAAGTCATCATCACTTGCGCCGTGACGGGCGCCATCCATACGCCCAGCATGTCGCCGCACCTGCCAGTGACCGCCGACGAGATCGCCGAAGCGGCCATCGGCGCGGCCAAGGCGGGCGCGGCGGTGCTGCACCTGCATGCGCGCGATCCGCAGACCGGCAAGCCGTCGCAGGACCCGGCGCTGTTCAAGCCCTTTCTGGAGCGGATCAAGCGGGAAACGGACGCCATCATCAACATCACCACCGGCGGCAGCCCGCATATGACGGTGGAAGAGCGCATGCGTCCGGCCACCACCTTCAAGCCGGAGCTGGCGTCCCTGAACATGGGATCCATGAACTTCGGCCTGTACCCGATGCTGGGCCGCTTCAAGGAGTTCAAGCACGACTGGGAACGCGAACATCTGGAAAACAGCCGCTCGCTGGTGTTCCGCAATACCTACCAGGACATCGAGTCCATCCTCGCGCTGGGCAACGCCAACGGCACCCGCTTCGAGTTCGAGTGCTACGACATCAGCCATCTGTACAACCTGGCGCATTTCGTGGACCGCGGCCTGGTCAAGTCGCCGCCTTTCATCCAATCGGTGTTTGGCATCCTGGGCGGCATCGGCCCGCACCCGGAAGACCTGATGCACATGAAGCGCACGGCCGACCGCCTGTTCGGCAACGACTATGAATGGTCGATCCTGGGCGCCGGCCGCGGCCAGATCCCGCTGGCCACCATAGGCGCGGCCATGGGCTCGAACGTGCGGGTGGGGCTGGAGGATTCGTTGTGGATCGGGCCGGGCGAGATGGCGCAATCCAATCAGGTCCAGGTGGAGCGCATCCGCACCATCCTGGAGGCGCTGAACCTGGAAATCGCCACGCCCGAAGAGGCGCGCGCCAAGCTCGACTTGAAGGGCAAGGACAACGTGGCGTTCTGA
- a CDS encoding 3-hydroxyacyl-CoA dehydrogenase, giving the protein MDAGSKAQRAAIIGTGLIGQGWAIVFARMGWEVHLYDVNAAMLAEARGLILRQLRELEAQGLLTDAEAIGGRVHVASSLADALKGARYIQENSPENLEIKRALFAELDAAAEPDAIIGSSTSSIPASEFTGHLAGRHRCLVAHPVNPPYLIPVVELCPAPWTSPEAVDSARAVMAGIGQKPVLVRREIEGFILNRLQGALLHEAFRLASAGIASAEDIDATVKDGLGLRWSFMGPFETIDLNAPGGIADYCARYGGLYQSIGATQGEPVAWDGALVDALSEERRGLLPQEDLAKRRFWRDEKLMRLMRHKQDNGDNNG; this is encoded by the coding sequence ATGGACGCCGGGTCCAAGGCGCAGCGCGCCGCCATCATCGGAACCGGCCTGATCGGCCAGGGCTGGGCCATCGTGTTCGCCCGCATGGGCTGGGAAGTGCACCTGTATGACGTCAACGCCGCCATGCTGGCCGAAGCCCGCGGCCTGATCCTGCGGCAGCTGCGGGAACTTGAAGCCCAGGGCTTGCTGACGGACGCCGAAGCCATAGGCGGACGCGTCCATGTGGCAAGCAGCCTGGCCGATGCCTTGAAGGGCGCCCGCTACATCCAGGAGAACTCGCCCGAGAATCTGGAAATCAAGCGGGCGCTGTTTGCTGAACTGGACGCGGCGGCCGAACCCGACGCCATCATCGGCAGCTCCACATCCAGCATCCCCGCCAGCGAATTCACCGGGCATCTGGCCGGACGCCACCGCTGCCTGGTGGCGCACCCGGTGAATCCGCCGTACCTGATCCCGGTGGTGGAACTGTGCCCCGCGCCCTGGACCAGCCCGGAGGCCGTCGATTCCGCCCGCGCCGTCATGGCCGGCATCGGCCAGAAGCCCGTGCTGGTGCGGCGCGAAATCGAAGGCTTCATCCTGAACCGCCTGCAGGGCGCGCTGCTGCATGAGGCGTTCCGCCTGGCCAGCGCGGGCATCGCCAGCGCCGAGGACATCGACGCCACGGTGAAGGACGGCCTGGGCCTGCGCTGGTCGTTCATGGGACCGTTCGAAACCATAGACCTTAACGCACCCGGCGGCATTGCCGACTATTGCGCGCGCTACGGCGGGCTGTACCAGTCCATCGGCGCGACCCAGGGCGAACCCGTCGCCTGGGACGGCGCGCTGGTCGACGCGCTGTCGGAGGAACGCCGCGGCCTGCTGCCGCAGGAAGATCTTGCCAAGCGCCGCTTCTGGCGCGATGAAAAACTGATGCGCCTCATGCGCCATAAACAGGACAACGGAGACAACAATGGCTAA
- a CDS encoding SDR family oxidoreductase, with the protein MFEEVDFAGKKVLITAGADGLGLEMAKVFRHAGASVFVCDVNQERLAALPAELPGVHAALADVSDEDSVAALFDQVRAKLGGLDILVNNAGVAGPTGYVETLSKADWDRTLAVNITGQFLCARQAIGLLKESKAGVMINLSSAAGHLGFAGRSVYSASKWAVIGFTKSLAIELGPYGIRVNAILPGAVEGPRIRAVIAAKADTLGRPVEEIAAQYENQAALGRMVTARDIANMVLFNASEAARSVSGQAIVVDGFTQKLY; encoded by the coding sequence ATGTTCGAGGAAGTGGATTTCGCCGGGAAAAAGGTGCTCATCACCGCCGGCGCGGACGGGCTGGGCCTGGAGATGGCGAAGGTGTTCCGCCATGCCGGCGCCTCCGTGTTCGTATGCGACGTGAACCAGGAGCGCCTGGCCGCGCTGCCGGCCGAATTGCCCGGCGTGCATGCGGCCCTGGCCGACGTCTCGGACGAAGACAGCGTCGCCGCGCTGTTCGACCAGGTCCGCGCCAAGCTGGGCGGCCTGGACATCCTGGTCAACAACGCGGGCGTGGCCGGTCCCACCGGCTACGTCGAAACCCTGTCCAAGGCGGACTGGGACCGCACGCTGGCCGTCAACATCACCGGGCAATTCCTGTGCGCGCGCCAGGCCATCGGCCTGCTCAAGGAGTCCAAGGCCGGCGTGATGATCAATCTGTCGTCCGCGGCCGGCCATCTCGGCTTTGCCGGGCGCTCCGTCTATTCCGCCTCGAAGTGGGCGGTGATCGGCTTTACCAAGTCCCTGGCCATCGAGCTGGGTCCCTATGGCATCCGCGTCAACGCCATCCTGCCGGGCGCGGTGGAAGGGCCGCGCATCCGCGCCGTCATCGCGGCCAAGGCGGATACGCTGGGCCGGCCGGTGGAGGAGATCGCCGCGCAGTACGAGAACCAGGCCGCGCTGGGCCGCATGGTCACGGCGCGCGATATCGCCAACATGGTGCTGTTCAATGCCAGCGAGGCCGCCCGCAGCGTTTCAGGGCAGGCCATCGTGGTGGACGGCTTCACGCAGAAGCTCTACTGA
- a CDS encoding ABC transporter ATP-binding protein, translated as MLKVSNLSSGYGKSQVLNGLNFEVHAGEIVTLIGANGAGKTTTLKTLCGVIAAMDGKVEFEGQDLTNRKPYDIVDAGITMIPEGRQLFPHFTVRDNLLMGSYKRAARPIVQRKLDEVLGIFPRVQERLNQYAGSLSGGEQQMVAIARGMMADPKLLVFDEPSLGLSPLLVQQMFDIIRGVTAHGVTVLLVEQNVFRTLRLADRGYVLENGAIVRTGTGAELLSDPHVKKAYLGH; from the coding sequence ATGCTTAAGGTTTCGAATCTGTCCTCGGGCTACGGCAAGAGCCAGGTCCTGAACGGCCTGAACTTCGAGGTCCATGCGGGCGAGATCGTCACGCTGATCGGCGCCAACGGCGCCGGCAAGACCACCACCTTGAAGACGCTGTGCGGCGTCATCGCCGCCATGGACGGCAAGGTCGAGTTCGAAGGCCAGGACCTGACCAACCGCAAGCCCTACGACATCGTCGACGCGGGCATCACCATGATTCCCGAAGGCCGCCAGCTGTTCCCGCACTTCACGGTGCGCGACAACCTGCTGATGGGTTCGTACAAGCGCGCCGCGCGCCCCATCGTGCAGCGCAAGCTGGACGAGGTGCTGGGCATCTTCCCGCGGGTGCAGGAACGCTTGAACCAGTACGCCGGCTCGCTTTCCGGCGGCGAACAGCAGATGGTGGCAATCGCCCGCGGCATGATGGCCGATCCCAAGCTGCTGGTGTTCGACGAACCCTCGCTGGGCCTGTCGCCGCTGCTGGTGCAACAGATGTTCGACATCATCCGCGGCGTCACCGCGCACGGCGTGACCGTACTGCTGGTGGAGCAGAACGTGTTCCGCACGCTGCGGCTGGCGGACCGCGGCTACGTGCTGGAGAACGGCGCCATCGTGCGCACCGGCACCGGCGCGGAGCTGCTGAGCGACCCGCATGTGAAGAAGGCCTATCTGGGCCATTGA